One stretch of Ictalurus punctatus breed USDA103 chromosome 5, Coco_2.0, whole genome shotgun sequence DNA includes these proteins:
- the LOC108265776 gene encoding transmembrane protein 252 gives MNTRKHLLSAARLLLPTTGLSLICIGAYIKSIQSEQLQILRDISTLLFIILGFILLVVGVLWSVGHGMKNVLLKRSVRRSRNADVQVFTVDRSDLYPPSYEESQVGINDIDSVPTVISIPTGMQWAGPAPPVYMQTGYETSVEDFSHEEPPTYQQAVLQSQADSQAVHLPTNSSVEPH, from the exons ATGAATACAAGGAAACACTTGCTGTCTGCAGCACGGCTTCTGTTGCCCACCACTGGCTTGAGTCTCATCTGTATAGGCGCTTACATCAAGTCCATTCAAAGTGAACAACTGCAAATTCTTAGAGATATCTCCACTCTCCTCTTTATCATCCTGGGTTTCATTCTGCTTGTTGTTGGAGTGTTGTGGTCTGTTGGTCACGGAATGAAGAATGTGCTGCTGAAACGCTCAGTAAGGAGGTCTAGAAATGCTGATGTCCAGGTTTTTACTGTGGACAG GTCTGACCTCTATCCACCATCATATGAGGAATCACAGGTCGGAATTAATGACATCGACAGTGTCCCCACCGTCATCTCCATTCCTACAGGCATGCAATGGGCCGGCCCAGCTCCTCCAGTTTACATGCAGACCGGCTATGAGACCTCAGTTGAGGACTTCAGCCATGAGGAACCACCTACGTATCAACAAGCAGTTCTTCAGAGTCAGGCCGATTCCCAAGCTGTCCATCTACCCACAAACAGTTCTGTAGAGCCACACTGA
- the pgm5 gene encoding phosphoglucomutase-like protein 5, whose product METNPIPVLTIQTSPFDDQRPGTNGLRKKTTVFESRKNYLQNYIQSVLSSIDLRDRQGCTMVVGSDGRYFSRAAIEVIVQMSAANGIGRLVIGHNGILSTPAVSCIIRKIKAIGGIILTASHSPGGPAGDFGVKFNVANGGPSPDTVMERIYQVSRTLEEFAICPDLHIDLSRLGRQDFDLENKFKPFRVEIVDSVEIYLNMLRGIFDFGAIKSLLTGPEQLKIRIDAMNGVMGPYVRRILCDELGAPANSAVNCVPLEDFGGQHPNPNPSFAVSLMESMKGGEFGFGAAFDADGDRCMILGQNSFFVNPSDSLAVMAANLSCIPYFRQTGIRGFARSMPTSTALDRVAKAMKVALYETPAGWRFFGNLMDSGRCSFCGEESFGTGSDHIREKDGLWSVLVWLSIMAVRKQGVEEIVRDHWAKLGRNYYCRFDYEGVDPRAAFYLMRDLEAMITDKAFTSQKFAVGNNVYGVEKTDNFEYIDPVDGSVSRNQGLRIVFTDSSRIVFRLSGSGAGVGATIRIYAESYERDPERHSRETQVVLGPLIAIALKISSIHERTGRKGPTVIT is encoded by the exons ATGGAAACCAACCCTATACCGGTCCTAACCATTCAAACAAGCCCGTTTGACGACCAGAGACCCGGGACAAACGGTTTGCGCAAGAAGACCACTGTATTTGAGAGCAGAAAGAACTATCTGCAGAACTATATTCAGAGTGTCCTGTCCTCCATCGACCTGAGGGACCGTCAAGGATGTACCATGGTGGTGGGCAGTGATGGGAGATACTTCAGCCGAGCAGCAATCGAGGTCATTGTACAGATGTCTGCTGCCAATGGG ATAGGGCGCCTGGTGATTGGGCACAATGGCATCCTGTCCACGCCGGCTGTCTCGTGCATCATCAGGAAGATAAAAGCCATTGGTGGTATTATTCTCACTGCCAGTCATAGCCCAGGAGGCCCGGCTGGAGACTTCGGTGTCAAATTCAATGTAGCTAACGGAG GCCCTTCTCCAGACACAGTGATGGAGAGGATCTACCAGGTGAGCCGCACCCTGGAAGAATTTGCCATCTGCCCCGACCTACATATCGACCTGTCACGCCTGGGACGCCAAGATTTCGATCTAGAGAACAAGTTCAAGCCTTTTCGAG tTGAGATTGTGGATTCTGTTGAAATCTACTTGAATATGTTACGTGGGATCTTTGATTTCGGTGCTATTAAGAGTTTACTGACTGGTCCAGAGCAGCTGAAGATCCGAATAGATGCAATGAACGGAG tgatgGGACCTTATGTCAGAAGAATCTTGTGTGACGAACTTGGTGCACCTGCAAACTCTGCAGTTAACTGTGTTCCTCTGGAGGATTTTGGGGGGCAGcaccccaaccccaacccttCATTTGCTGTATccttgatggagtccatgaagGGCGGAGAGTTCGGTTTTGGTGCTGCATTTGATGCAGATGGG GATCGCTGTATGATCCTTGGTCAGAATAGTTTCTTCGTAAACCCATCAGACTCACTGGCAGTGATGGCTGCCAACTTGTCCTGCATTCCTTACTTCAGGCAAACGGGCATCCGTGGCTTTGCTCGCAGCATGCCCACCAGCACAGCTCTGGACAG GGTGGCCAAGGCCATGAAGGTGGCTCTGTATGAAACCCCTGCAGGCTGGAGGTTTTTCGGGAACCTGATGGACTCGGGCAGGTGCTCTTTCTGTGGAGAGGAAAGCTTTGGAACAG GTTCAGACCACATCAGGGAGAAGGACGGTCTTTGGTCAGTGCTGGTGTGGTTATCCATCATGGCCGTGCGGAAGCAGGGGGTGGAAGAAATAGTGAGGGACCACTGGGCTAAACTAGGCCGCAACTACTACTGCAG GTTTGATTACGAGGGTGTAGATCCCAGAGCTGCATTTTACCTCATGAGAGATCTGGAGGCCATGATCACTGATAAAGCCTTCACCAGTCAGAAGTTTGCTGTGGGAAACAACGTCTACGGTGTGGAGAAAACCGACAACTTTGAGTACATCGACCCGGTGGATGGCAGCGTATCACGAAACCAG GGACTGAGGATCGTGTTCACAGACTCGTCCCGCATCGTGTTTCGGCTCAGCGGCTCTGGGGCAGGTGTGGGAGCCACCATACGCATCTACGCTGAGAGCTatgagagagacccagagagacaCAGCAGGGAGACACAG gttGTCCTGGGCCCTCTGATCGCCATCGCTCTAAAGATCTCAAGCATCCATGAGCGGACAGGACGCAAAGGCCCCACCGTGATCACCTGA
- the smim15 gene encoding small integral membrane protein 15 — MIDVKAWAEYVVEWAAKDPYGFLTTVILALTPLFIASALLSWKLAKMIEVRDREQKKKQKRQENIAKAKRAKKD; from the coding sequence ATGATTGACGTTAAAGCCTGGGCAGAGTACGTGGTGGAGTGGGCCGCCAAAGACCCCTACGGCTTCCTCACGACCGTCATCCTGGCCTTGACCCCACTTTTCATCGCCAGTGCTCTGCTTTCCTGGAAACTTGCGAAGAtgattgaggtcagggatcgcgagcagaaaaagaagcagaagcGACAGGAGAACATCGCGAAAGCCAAAAGAGCCAAAAAGGACTGA
- the foxd5 gene encoding forkhead box protein D5, which produces MILSMDEAAQHASTSSEEEIDIVGGDGGEFFLPCRDTDDSPAESSAEADTSEADSSGESEVTTPNRPASGSVKPPYSYIALITMAILQSPMKKLTLSGICDFISNKFPYYKAKFPAWQNSIRHNLSLNDCFVKIPREPGNPGKGNYWSLDPASEDMFDNGSFLRRRKRFKRSRPEFCKDGLVLYPGVSDRSYGRPYCVSGRPLTQPLGYTPCPYFPYQTVADFKGLQAGEFGPQGRLTFPEQGPERRTQKCSFTIDSIMAKSDSPTRKTPVLQLPVDYGHVFSRSASCVVPGFLPVTRTPFTLTSVPFTENLSMLYRNC; this is translated from the coding sequence ATGATCCTCTCCATGGATGAAGCGGCTCAGCACGCATCTACCTCCTCTGAGGAAGAAATAGACATCGTCGGGGGAGATGGAGGAGAGTTTTTCCTACCGTGTCGGGACACAGATGACTCACCGGCAGAGTCTAGCGCGGAGGCGGACACTTCCGAAGCTGACTCCTCTGGGGAAAGCGAGGTCACGACCCCGAACCGCCCAGCGAGCGGCTCTGTTAAACCCCCATACTCCTACATCGCCCTCATCACTATGGCCATCCTGCAGAGCCCCATGAAGAAACTCACTCTCAGCGGCATCTGCGACTTCATCAGCAACAAGTTCCCCTACTACAAGGCAAAGTTTCCGGCGTGGCAGAACTCCATCCGGCACAACCTGTCGCTCAATGATTGCTTCGTCAAGATCCCCAGGGAACCAGGGAACCCGGGCAAGGGCAACTACTGGTCTCTGGACCCTGCCTCGGAGGACATGTTTGACAACGGCAGCTTcctgaggaggagaaagaggTTCAAGAGAAGTCGTCCTGAATTTTGTAAAGACGGACTTGTGCTTTATCCCGGCGTTAGTGACCGATCGTACGGAAGGCCTTACTGTGTGTCTGGACGTCCTCTAACGCAGCCTCTCGGATACACACCGTGTCCATATTTCCCCTATCAGACTGTGGCCGATTTTAAGGGCCTCCAAGCCGGAGAGTTTGGGCCTCAGGGGCGCCTCACTTTCCCCGAGCAGGGGCCCGAGCGCCGGACGCAGAAGTGCTCTTTTACTATCGACAGCATTATGGCAAAATCCGACAGTCCAACACGTAAAACCCCTGTCCTCCAACTTCCTGTCGATTATGGACATGTCTTCTCGCGGTCAGCTTCCTGTGTGGTTCCCGGTTTTCTGCCAGTGACACGGACTCCTTTTACTTTAACCTCTGTGCCCTTTACAGAAAACTTATCAATGCTCTATCGTAACTGCTGA